The genomic interval GTCGTTCGATGGGAACGCCGATCGCGCAGCCGCCGCGTTCAAAACGCGACGCGATCACAACATCGCATCCTTCGTGTATCATTCGGACCATGCGGTCGATCAAGCCCGGTGGGTGAGTGTTGTCGGCGTCCATCGTGACGATGATGTCCCGTTCGCCGGCACGATCGATCGCTTCACGCAACCCATCGCGGATCGTTGTCCCCAGGCCTTGATTGACTTTGTGTTGAACCAGATGAATGGGCATTTGGAATGACATCTGAGCAGCGATCTTGGCAGTGTCATCGCTGCTGCCGTCATCGACAATGATGACTTCATAGGGCAAACCATTATCCGCAAACGCTTCACCGACTCGCTCCAGCAATTCGGGAAGCGATTCTTGTTCGTTGTAGGCGGGCAGCGTCAAGATGACTCGGGAGGGGCGAAACCGCATCGATTCGCGGCTATCGTTTCCGGCGGGAGAGGTTTCAGCAGATCGCTGCATCAGGTCTGCCGGGGAGCCTGTCAAATCGCTCGCGGGGAGGTCGCTCATGGATATATTTGTCTGGGGGGCTGGGTGCGTTTCACGATGACAGCGTCAGTCTAACCGCCGCTGCACGTTGGGCAACCTACGCAGCGTTTATGTTTATGGTGGCTCTCGCGAATAACTCTGGTTGTGGGGATTAAGCACAATTTGCGGCAACCTTGAGTCCCTTAGGCGAGAGGCAGATTCATCTGTAGTGGACGAGGTCACGAGTCCTGGAAACGGTTTTCGCTACAGGGGACTCGTGACCTCGTCCACTACGGTGGATTGCCGCGAAGGATTTCTGGCGAAATCCACTACGACTCGTGTCGCTGGGGGCGGCAATGCATTCTCAGCAAAGACTTTCCGGCTATCTCTCCGACTCCTCGATGTGTTTCTCCTCGTCCCGCTGCATGGCTTCGAGACACAATTTCAATTGTCGTCTGGCCCGGCTCAGACGACTTCGAACGGTCCCGATCGAAATCGATAGCAGGTCTGCAATGGACTCATAGGAGTGTTCCTCCATTTCCCTCAGCACCAGGATGTCGCGATGCTCGTCCGTCAATCGGGTCATGGCTTCGCGAACCATCCGGACTCGCTCGATACGTAGCATCGGCTCGTCGACGGCTTCGTTGTCCGATGCGATTTCGACGCCACTGTTCTCCCGCATGTCGTCGAGTGACACACGAGCCTTTTTACGTCGTCGCCGAGTCAGCGCACTGTTGAACGCAATTCTATACAGCCAGGTAAAGAATTGGCTATTCCGCTGAAAGGAATCCAGTTTCACGAACGCGCGAATGAACGCATCCTGGACGACTTCCTCGGCTTCCTCGGGCGAGCCGGTCACCTGCATCATGGAGGCGAACAAGCGATCTTGGTTGCGAACCACCAGGACAGCGAAGGCACCGCGATCTCCGGCCAACGCATCCTGGATCAACGCGTTTTCGTCACGACTATCCTTGTCGTAGTCTGTATCGAATTGGCCCAAGCCTTGGTTGTTCACAGACGAATCCGCTTCCGCTTTCAGACGATCGACGAGGGCTGAGTGACAAAGAAAAACCGCAGCCTCGATTTTACGTCACGAGGCTGCGGTTGTTGTCACTGGTGTGTAAAACGTGCCGGATTTTTCGGCAATCCGGACGAATCGACGGAGTCAGTTCGCGTTCTGGCGGATGACTTCCACGCGTCGTGCGGTGTTCTTTTCGACCAACTTGGGCAAGGTCACGCTCAGCACGCCGTCGACGTACGTAGCCGTCACGGCGTCTTGGTCGACCGGGGCGGGCAATTGGAACACTCGGCGATACTCGCCGAATCGTCGTTCGGACCTCAGGCGGGTATACATCTTGCTTGGCTCGTTGCCTAGCTGACCCTCGGTGGGCTGACCCTCGGTGGGCTCACCCTCGGCTGGTTCACCCTCGGCGGGCTCGACCGGTACCACTGCGTTTGGTCGGTTCGCAACCAACGTCACCTGCTCGTCTTGGACTTCCAGTTCGATCGCGGCGGCGTCAACGCCGGGCAGATCGGCGAGAATTTGAAAATCCGTTTCGGTTTCGATGACGTCCACGGGGACTGGCCATCGGGGCTGGGGCTTGGAGTCTTCGCTGGTGGCTCCCGTCCTTCGTGAAGCCCCGCCATTGCGTGCGTCCCCGAGGAGTGTTTCGACCAAGTTGCTCATATCGGAAGCCAACTCATCCATGAAACGACCGGATACCGAGTGAGGAAATACCATTCGCATCGCATCAATCTCCACAAACAGGTTGGTTTGAATTACTGGTTCAAACCATTCCACCGTACTGACAGCATGGCAGTTTGGTTTGATGGAGACAGTGAAATGCAAACGCGATGCCAAATGGTCAATTCAGCGAGCTGCTGCCATTTCCGGTGATCAGATGTCGCTGCAGGTAGGAGGCTCGTTCGGCATGGCGATCGGAGGAGCTGAGGATGCGTCCGTAGAGTTTTTGCAGGTGAGCCGGCTGGGTTTGCAGGAACAGCTTGTTGACCGTGCCGACCTCGACGTCGTCGATCAAGCCCAAGCTGATCCCCATGCGGACTTTGGAGAGGTAGTGCATCGTCTCATCGCTACTGATCTTGCGCGCGGTGCTCAGAATCCCCAGGGCGCGGGAGACTTCGTCGTGCAGATCCTCATGACTCTTGTCGACCAGGAACGCTCGGGCCTTGCGTTCGTATTCGATGATTCGCGGCACGACATCTTCGCCGACCAGGGTGACCAATTCCTTTTCGCTGTGTCCCAAAGTGATCTGGTTGCTGACTTGATAGAAGTCACCTGTGTACTGCGAGCCTTCACCGTAAAGTCCACGGACAGTGACATTGATCTTTTGCATGCTGCGAAAGACCTTTTCGATCTGGTCGGTGATCACCAGGGCCGGCAGGTGCAGCATCACGCTGACTCGCAAGCCCGTGCCGACGTTGGTTGGGCACGCCGTGAGGTATCCGTACTTGGGATGAAACGCGTACAAGATCACGCCTTCGAGCGTGTCATCCAGTTCGTTGATCGACTCCCACGCAGACTGCAGATCGAGACCGCTGTTCATCACTTGGATGCGCAAGTGGTCTTCTTCGTTGATCATCACGCTGTAGCGTTCGCTGGGATGCACGGCGACGGCGCGTGCACCATCGGAGTCAGCGATTTCGCGACTGATCAGTTGGCGTTCGACGAGGAACAAGCGATCGATGTCAGACAACTGTTCCAGATCGACGTACTGAATGTCGTCCCAACCAGCGATGGATTCCATTCGCGCGCGGACGGTGCGTTCGATGCTCAAACGGTCTTCGTCGGTGCAACGTCGAATGAAAGGAAAATCGGCCAGATTTCGCGCCAAGCGGATGCGGCTGCTGATCACGATGTCGGATTCGGACCCTGTCCCTCGCAACCATTCGCCCGGTGCTTTGGCCATAGCGTCAAAGTCGGTGTCACGTTTCACGAAAGGGTTCCTCGTTGTTCTTGCTGGTCGTCCGTGTCACCATCATCTGAGCCTGCCCCCGGCGTTTGCACCGATTCCATGCTTCGCAACTCATCGCGGATTTTCGAGGCTCGCTCGTAGTCTTCTCGCTCGATCGCCTCTTCCATCTCTCGCCGCAACTGGATCATCTTTGCCTGAGAGTCGGCCGAGGCCGCGGCACGCTTGGGGCGTTTGCCCACATGCTCCAATTTGTCATGGACGTTCCGCAACAGGGGCTGCAAATCCGTTTCAAAGTGCGTGTAGTCGTAGGGGCAGCCCAAACGCCCTGAATTACGGAACTCGAAAAAGCTGATCCCACACACCGGACACTCCTTTTGGTCCAACTCCTCCAGTTCTTCCTTGGATTGTCCGAGCTGATTGGCCAGGACACCGGCGATCGAAGCGACGCCGCTGCTGGGGTCCTTGTTCAGGAAAGTCTTGGCGTGCTCCTCGCACAAATGCATCACTTGAG from Stieleria varia carries:
- a CDS encoding RNA polymerase sigma factor; this encodes MNNQGLGQFDTDYDKDSRDENALIQDALAGDRGAFAVLVVRNQDRLFASMMQVTGSPEEAEEVVQDAFIRAFVKLDSFQRNSQFFTWLYRIAFNSALTRRRRKKARVSLDDMRENSGVEIASDNEAVDEPMLRIERVRMVREAMTRLTDEHRDILVLREMEEHSYESIADLLSISIGTVRSRLSRARRQLKLCLEAMQRDEEKHIEESER
- a CDS encoding UvrB/UvrC motif-containing protein, whose protein sequence is MKCQYCEKPATFHITELTEPTGPQVMHLCEEHAKTFLNKDPSSGVASIAGVLANQLGQSKEELEELDQKECPVCGISFFEFRNSGRLGCPYDYTHFETDLQPLLRNVHDKLEHVGKRPKRAAASADSQAKMIQLRREMEEAIEREDYERASKIRDELRSMESVQTPGAGSDDGDTDDQQEQRGTLS
- a CDS encoding protein arginine kinase, whose amino-acid sequence is MKRDTDFDAMAKAPGEWLRGTGSESDIVISSRIRLARNLADFPFIRRCTDEDRLSIERTVRARMESIAGWDDIQYVDLEQLSDIDRLFLVERQLISREIADSDGARAVAVHPSERYSVMINEEDHLRIQVMNSGLDLQSAWESINELDDTLEGVILYAFHPKYGYLTACPTNVGTGLRVSVMLHLPALVITDQIEKVFRSMQKINVTVRGLYGEGSQYTGDFYQVSNQITLGHSEKELVTLVGEDVVPRIIEYERKARAFLVDKSHEDLHDEVSRALGILSTARKISSDETMHYLSKVRMGISLGLIDDVEVGTVNKLFLQTQPAHLQKLYGRILSSSDRHAERASYLQRHLITGNGSSSLN
- a CDS encoding Hsp20/alpha crystallin family protein codes for the protein MRMVFPHSVSGRFMDELASDMSNLVETLLGDARNGGASRRTGATSEDSKPQPRWPVPVDVIETETDFQILADLPGVDAAAIELEVQDEQVTLVANRPNAVVPVEPAEGEPAEGEPTEGQPTEGQLGNEPSKMYTRLRSERRFGEYRRVFQLPAPVDQDAVTATYVDGVLSVTLPKLVEKNTARRVEVIRQNAN
- a CDS encoding glycosyltransferase, whose amino-acid sequence is MQRSAETSPAGNDSRESMRFRPSRVILTLPAYNEQESLPELLERVGEAFADNGLPYEVIIVDDGSSDDTAKIAAQMSFQMPIHLVQHKVNQGLGTTIRDGLREAIDRAGERDIIVTMDADNTHPPGLIDRMVRMIHEGCDVVIASRFERGGCAIGVPIERHFLSIGARVLFTVLFPTRGVRDYTSGFRAYRASVIRQGFADHGDALVGETGFSCMADILLKLRKQGVLFGEAPLRLRYDQKGGASKMQVFKTIWLTLKLLGRHRVGKN